The region aaatgCAGTTTTAGAGAAGGCAAAAATCCTTTGGAAGAATCTGCAAATATTAAAACTAAATAGAAtttgaaaaagtacaaataatatCAAAGAATATAGTActgcaaacaagaaaatattcaaaaatagaaAGGAATTAGGTAAAATTGTTAAAagcttcatttaaaatgattcaaaaaaatataaaataacactAATATTagcaaaatatgttcaaaataataagaaatatacTAAGCCAGTATATTTGgggaaaatataaatacaattagGTATGACAATAACAAATAAGTAGGGCACAAATGTACTGGACaccaaatacaaataataagtaTTAAGAACTacaaaatatgtcaaaagaAAAATAGGCCAAAAATGAATggcaaatgttacattttggtcAGAAGCTGCAAATTTCATGGCTTATTCGAATTTGGTATCTTGACAGATGGCTTGCCGTACCGCCAAGTTTATTTTTGCCCTTCGCTAGCTATGCTGTCCGAGTGCCATTTTTGCCGTGTTCCTGGTATAATGTTTACCTTGAGTTTGTGTTCGTGCTCCTTGTTGATGCAAGCCAGTAACTGAGCTTTGCGTCGGTTCAGCGCGTCAATCAGGGCATCGCACTGCGCCACCAGGCACGCTTCGAACTCCACGCCGTTCTCCTGATTCAACCAAAATTAACAGCTTATGAAAAACTGACACAAACTAAAAGTTCATAAAACCCTCCCAAAAGATGATACCTATAAATTTTGAAATTGGAGGTTGAAGATGATTACAATACTGACAACAACTATTCAAATTGTTGTTCACAAAATTGGAACTGAAGTTCCTGGAACTTTTGTGGAATAAGTCAATCTCACcaaagcaataaataaataataacatttcctttttttttcaaattgagagTTTAGACATTATCTAAGACAGGTGTAAACGTTACCTGAATGTGCTGCACGGTGTTTCGGAGCTGTACCAGGAACTCTTTGGCCTCGCCAGCTCGCTCCGACAGCCCGTTTAGCGCCTGAGACAGCTGACCCTGtgtcaaaaaaagcacaataaagACAGTATATCGGCAAAAGTACTTCTGTTCTCACCACATTATATGACAGTTGTTTAATCCTTcagttgttgaaaaaaatacattttatgacCCTCTTAATAGTAAATAttatgtattgtattatattgcgtgtgtattattttcaatttttttggtcaaattaaaaccaaaaaataataaatcctcctgtaaattgtgtttttagttgatttaaagaaaaatgtcattcaaaagACTCTTTTACATTGATCTTCAAtcgtttattttaatttaggttgatttttttcatcgaaaaaaagggaaattttaaaaaagaaacagtgATCTCCCACCCCAAATAGATTGCAATTCTATCCCAGCCAATACATTAATGTTAGCAATCCAttttatgatggaaaaaaaagtacgtATTTAGATGATTGATACTTTGTGTGCTTGACAGTCaaggaagattaaaaaaaaaagtcatgtgacAGGAAATCCTACACAAAAGCAATCGTGTTTGGAAGCTTTTGCGGTGGGGGTTGATGAGGATTTTCATGTACGCCATATGTGCAGCGAAGGTTACGTGACCCGGTGGGAAGCACTCATTTCAACAAGCGGGCACACTCAACTTACATGTTGTCGAAATGCGGTTTGAACAGTGTGCATTTTTCACCATTAAATTTGATTTGACTActtttttagcaaaaacattCAGACAGGCTGTTTAACAAGATGTTACATTCATAATTCATCATTTGTAGCATCAATAATGAACAACTGTGAAGCTGCCAAATCCCCCAATGAAATCATACTAATAATAGAGTGTAATAATAATAGACAATATGTGACATTGTCAGCTTTCGGGCTGCCATGATTATTTGACTAATTGTGAACAAAACCGTTATACAGTTTATCAACAACTTTTTGATAGTTGAGTCATTATTAAGACCATATTCATATCCCCATATTTGGGGCCTCTTAGCAGCTAATATGCCAGctaatattatttaatatttaaacagtaAAAGCTCTTGGATTttccatgatttttttaaatgattttgaaaATTTAACCAAATCTTATGTTTCTTATTTGGAAAAGACTACAAGTttgatgtaaaataatgtagAGATATGGAAGCAAATCCATAATCTTCTGTAGATTTCACCTACAgagtgaggtaaaaaaaaaatgataaacttACAGCACTAATCAGAATATCTTGAGAAGGTTGTTGCATTTCTTCAATTGTATTTGATTcaataaaatgcaaataagtTGTAACTGGTTTCGATGTTAAGTGAGGCTGCCCGTCTGATAAAGACAGCTCAAGCACCACCAAAAACAGTTGACAAAAATGCAACGAATGCCCTGGCTCTCCTTCACGTATCCAGGGCGGGCAGAATGGCAAGCTGACTCCTACGTGACCAAGACGCAGCAGAGGGGAATATTAAAAAGATGGAGAGAGCTTTTTAGTTGCCATGGCGCCGGACCGAGCAGAAATCACACATACAGcccatgcaaaaaaagtgcaCAGCTCTCTCCAAATGCCATATTATACCATTTCTAGCATTCATCTGAACTtgtaacaaaatttaaaaaagtaaaagaaaaagctgTTTCTTTTGGATGCTTGTACttgcaagggtgctggagccaaactcCAAGTGACTTTGAACCAGTgacgacaccctgaattggttgccatccAATTGAAGGACacaatgaagcaaaaaaaaaaacctttgcacTCACACTAAGCTTAATATAAAATGTTCAATATGCCTACCACACAGTTGTTTGAGAGGACACCatggtacccagagaaaacccacataggtaCTGGCAAAACAGGCCAACTATGCACAGGAAGGTCGGGACCCACCAGGGATCTAACCCTCAatctctgaactgtgaggcagacatgctCTACCACTGTCCCACAATTCGACATGTTCCTTTTACTCTCTCAATGCTTGTCATGTCTAAGAAATTTTTAATCAAGACCCGTCAATGTCAAGTTCCatcagacacatttttttcatgctatACGTTCATAATGTCATCCAAAATGTAATCATATCTAAGTGTACACATTACTCATTTACTTCCATTGACGTATAATCCTTCCAAAGAAGGAAAGTTTACAGAGAATGATCCTGCTTTGAATTGTATGCCCCCCGCCCCATCAATGGGAGTAAACAACATGGGTTCCCTTGCCTCGCCTCACCTTGTGCAGCTTCCACATGGCCCCCAGCGCTTTGACTTCATGCGTCCCGTGCTTGCCCTCCTCCAGGCACTGGTAACACACGGGCGTCTTGCACTGCACACAATACATACTCAGGTTCTCCAGCTCGTGTTCCGTGCAGGTGGAGGTCTTGCGGGGGGCGGCGCGGCGCCCGGGCCCGACCCCAACCCGGCCCTGAGCCGGCGGCAGCAGGCGGTGCTTGGCCAGGGGTCCGCGGGGCGGGTGGCATCGCATCCGGCACGGCTCGCAGTAGGAGACGTCGCACTGCTCGCACATGACGGTGGCCTCCCGGGGGCTCCTCTCGCACAGCTGACACTTGAGGGCGGCCGCCCGGCCTTGGCGGTAGCGCTCCACGACCCCCTCCAATACCCTGTTCCGGGGGAAGCCGCGCAGACCCCGCTCGTCCAGCACCAGGCTGCGGTGGCACTGCGGGCACGTGATGCACGAGTTACGGGGGATGGGCACCAGGCAGCCGGCTTGCAACGGCGTCGGAGGCtgcagctgctgctgctgctggtggtgcTTGGGCTGCGCGGGGGGCACCGGACCCGGGGGGAATACTCGCACCCCGTTGGGGGACTTCTGACACGGGGTGGTGGGCAGGCTGATGAACCCTCCAAATGAGCCGTACCCGCTGTCCGCCTCGCTGTATAGGCTCATTTTGTCCAGGTCCAGGTAGTCGTAGTCTGACCCGGAGGCTCGGCTGCTCTGCGGGGACTCGGTGTCGGGCGTCTGTACGAGAATGTTGCGAGCGCAAGCCAGGCAAATGTTATGCGAGCAGGGCAGGATGATGGGCTCGCGGAAGAAGGAGCCGCACACGGGGCACTTGAGCTCTTCCTCCATCTCCTCCATGTCCATGGCTGCGGCCAGAAGCGGGCGCTTCGAGTCGCACCCGGTCGCTGACAGTCGAGGAATGAACAGCAAGTGCAGCGGACTCAAGGGGATTGGAGGGGGAGGGGCCTCAATGGCTGTACGCCAATTGCCGAGCGGCACACAATCGATTCGCTGTCTGATTGGACCGCCTGCTGGGCCATGCTGAATGTTTACAGCCAATAATAACATTATAGAAAATCACATTTCTGGACAAATTGAATTGGAATCCTTGGATTCTTCTATAAATGTTCATCTTCTTGTTGATTTGGGGTCATTCTGAAACACTTCTTGTTGATTCTGGGACATTTCTACTATGGatattttgtatatgtatacatcttTGGGGCCGCTCGGCAGAtgtgtggttagcgtgtcgtcTCACAGTTCTAGATTCGAGGGCTCGATTCctggtcggtcctcctgtgtggagtttgcacgttcacCCCGGgctttaaattattttagtgGATAAAATCGCTCAAGTTAGAGCGTTTGATCGCTGCCATCCTCACCCAGTCTGTATACTAGTGAGTTGAGAACTTGATTGTATAATGATAGAATGAAGGAGAAACCCATAATGTGTTTTTCAGTCAAAACTTCAGTCGTCAAACTTGTGGCTGTTTttgcaaacaaacaacaaatggCCAGTTGATCCTTGAAAcaatatttgcttggatttcTGTGTAAATTCGCACCAAATGTTGCTGCCGTTTATATTTGGAACATCACGCTTGTTGATGACTGCATCCTGATGACATGTGTGTACTTCTGCATTTCAAGTGAGAATAACCTCCTTTTCCCAtttatcattaatatttttttcttctcattttatgTAAACTTTTGTTTTACATTGTCATCTTAtgtctgtgtattttttttaaataaatatatctgaATTATTTCATATACTTGAGTTGTGCAAaatttctatacatttttgCCATGATGCTTTCTCTGGAATGTTTCTGTTTTGACCAATACTTTGTATTTTTAGAAAAGAaggtttttatgtattttatcttttcgtgtaatttttttgtgtgttttttttctttgcggcTTTTGTGAATTCAACAGTTTACATTGTGGGTAATGTGTGcgtttttaatttttgtgctactattctcttattttctctttaaaattGTGAAATGAACTGGTTTGAAACTCATTTGCATCACGTGGAAAGAAAGTACTTTAAGCGTTAAGACAGGAAAAAGGAATTAAAGACAAAGAACAACAAGCCTACCGGCACCAAAGAACTGAACGGCAGCTGCTGGAAGATCTTGGTCAACATCTGGAGCCATCAGTGGGGCTTCTAATTACTTTGGAGACTTCATCATCTGGCCTAGTTCGTGTTTCCCTCAGTGGCACTACACAAAAGTataaacaaatgtttaaaatgatgaaaaagaaacaaatactaccagacaaaaatcattttaaaaaatccgtTATGTGCAGCTAATGCGTCAACCCAAACTACGCAAAAGACAGGACAGTTTTAACATGATGTTGTTACGCAATAAGAAGAGGACGTGTGACGTGCTTAAAATGTCGAGCCATCTGGAAACTGTGGATGCAGTTGAGTTGAGAGTACTtgctaaaaaatgctaaaagatTGCTTGAAACTGAAGACGTGACATTGGCACAGAAAAATGAGTTGCCAAGTGACTATGTTATGGTAATTAAGAAAAGACATGGCTTCTACATACATGtatttgcatttaattttgGGGCGTTAAACCTCTTTATTCTTGTTTCTCCAGTACTGAGAGTGATGGATGTAAAATTAATAGAAATTAGGAAgacgtcatttttttgtttgttttaaaccaTGTTCACGTACGTTGCATCTTTTCCTTGCATGTAAAAGAGCATAACTGTTTTATGTAAATTCCTCATAATGGGAAATGTTAGAGAAGGCACCAAATCAGAAGTGAGTCACTGAAACGCTGGTGTCGGAAGCGTGGGTGCTAGCATTTAACAGGCGTCCTAGTGTTTACGCACACACTTGCCTCAGAACATGGTGTATCTATAGATGGACTACTGCCTATTTCTACATAAAAGATAGACATTTCCAGAGTTTCAATGGGGGggatatgtttaaatatttgcaaaatgaTATATTAATTGCTTGA is a window of Stigmatopora nigra isolate UIUO_SnigA chromosome 13, RoL_Snig_1.1, whole genome shotgun sequence DNA encoding:
- the trim9 gene encoding E3 ubiquitin-protein ligase TRIM9 isoform X2, producing the protein MDMEEMEEELKCPVCGSFFREPIILPCSHNICLACARNILVQTPDTESPQSSRASGSDYDYLDLDKMSLYSEADSGYGSFGGFISLPTTPCQKSPNGVRVFPPGPVPPAQPKHHQQQQQLQPPTPLQAGCLVPIPRNSCITCPQCHRSLVLDERGLRGFPRNRVLEGVVERYRQGRAAALKCQLCERSPREATVMCEQCDVSYCEPCRMRCHPPRGPLAKHRLLPPAQGRVGVGPGRRAAPRKTSTCTEHELENLSMYCVQCKTPVCYQCLEEGKHGTHEVKALGAMWKLHKGQLSQALNGLSERAGEAKEFLVQLRNTVQHIQENGVEFEACLVAQCDALIDALNRRKAQLLACINKEHEHKLKVVRDQISHCTVKLRQTTGLMEYCLEVIKENDPSGFLQISDALIRRVLMTESQWGKGTLTARTTSDFDLTLDSAPLLQNIHQLDFVQMKVPSAPMLQLEECCTENNSATLSWKQPPLSTIAADGYILELDDGEGGHFREVYVGTETICTVDGLHYNCTYKSRVKAYNATGVGQYSKTLIIQTSQVAWFTFDTASAHPDIILSNDNLTVTCNSYDDRVALGGAGFSRGVHYWEITLDRYDNHPDPAFGVARADVLKDVMLGKDDKAWAVYVDNNRSWFMHNNSHTNRTDGGISKGATIGVLLDLTRGILIFLINDEQQGPVAFEGLEGTFYPAVSLNRNVQVTLHTGLPIPDFYNPGEVDPATHMC